In Brachybacterium fresconis, the genomic stretch GTCGGCCGCGACCTCTCTCCGTGCCACCACGGACAGCGGGATCGCGGTGCCGTCCTCTGCCGTGGCCCAGTCGCGCCGCTCGACGTACAGCTCGGGGTCGTAGCCCGGCACCGGGGTGACGCGCAGGATCGCGGTCCCGCCGCTCTCCACGTCCCGCTCGGCGATGGTGGGCGGGGTGAGCAGGCTGGTCAGCTGGTAGCGCACGGTGGTGCGGTCCCAGCCGGGATTCGCATCCAGCTCCACGGTGTCCAGCTCCCCGCCGTGGTCGAGGTCGGCGGCCCGTTCGACCAGCAGGGACCCGTCGGCCGCGCGGGGGATGATCCGCACGCTCGCCAGTCCGGCGCTGCGCAGCTCGAGCGCCACGAAGGAGGCGAAGGCCTCGACGGCCAGTAGACGCTCTCCCTCGCCGGCGACCACCAGGTCCGTCCAGGCCGACGGGTCCTCGATGCTCGCCTGGGCCAGGGCGAAGCCCTGCGCGGACTCGTTGTGGACGATCAGCAGGCGGTCCCCGGCGTGCTCGAGCGTGTAGTCCACGCCGTCGCGCCGGCCGCCGGCCGGCACCGGGGCCGACGTCGGCTCCGCCAGATCCAGCATCCAGGCCTCGGTGGTCGAGGTGGAGCCGGCCTGGATCACCAGCGTGGAGCCGTCCCGGGAGCGGTCGAAGCCGATCATGAAGCGTTCGTCGGGCTCCTCGAGAACCAGTTCGTCGCGCTCGGTGGGCGTGCCGAGGCGATGGCGCCAGATCTGGTGCTGGCGCCAGGCGTCGTCGACCCGCGCGTAGAACAGCCACTGCTGATCGGTGGAGAAGGCGAGTCCGTAGCCGGCGCCGGTCACGGACTCGTCGAGGATCTGCCCGGAGGCGAGGTCCTTGATCTGGATCCGGAAGCGCTCGTCGCCCGTGGTGTCGACCGCAAAGGCCAGCAGGTCGTGGTCGGGGGAGGGCGCCAGAGCGCCCAGGGAGTAGAACTCCGATCCAGCGGCTTCCGCCTGCGCGTCCAACAGCACCTGCTCGCCCTCGAGCAGCTCGCCGGGGACGACCTCGGGCAGGGCTCCGCCATCGCGCACCCGGGTGAAGGCGGGGTAGTCGTTCCCGGCGGTGGTGCGGGTGATGTACCACCAGTCGTCCCGGCGCACCGGGACGCTGAGGTCGGTCTCCTGGGTATGGCCGATGAACTCCGCGACCAGCCGGGCGCGGAGATCCGCGAGGTGGGCGGTGCGGGCGTCGGCGTAGGCGTTCTCCGCCTCCAGGTGCGCGATGACCTCGGGGTCCGTTCCGTCCCGCATCCACTCGTAGGGGTCGACGACGGTGTCGCCGTGGAAGGTCCGCTCGCGGGGGCGGCGGGGCGGGGCGGGGGCGGCGGTGATCTGCTCGGTCATGCTCCGAGCGTAGCGGCGCGCGAGAGGCCGTGCGGGGGCCCGACGGGTGGCGACGGCGTCGTCGACGTCGCCACCCGTGGGCCGGTCAGGCCCGGATCCCGGGCACGTCGAGCTGGTCGAGCAGCCACGCCATCGATTCGGCGTGGGCCTCGACGGCCGCGTCGTGCACGGCCGGCAGGCACCGCAGCAGGACGGGGCGCTGCGTGGGATCCGAGGTGATCCGGGCGCGCAGCTGGGCGACCCAGACGGCCGCCTCGGTGGGCGGGATGTCCGTCCCCTCCAGCGCGGTCCAGGCGAACACGGCGGGGAACTCGGTCTCCGGGACGTTCTCCGCCGGGCTGTACCCGCGCAGGTGGTGGTAGATCGCCTCGTCCTCGACGGGATCGCCCCACTCCATCCATTCCTCGAGCGTGAGCATCACCTCCGGATCCAGGAGGGTGGCCAGCGGGTCCACCAACGGTGCCCCGGCGATGATCGCGCGGAAGGCGGAGGGCGCCCGGTTGGCGCTCGCGGCGACCAGCAGCCCGCCGGCGCCCATGCCGACGGCCCCGAGCCGTCCTTCGGCCACCCAGCCGGTGGCGGTCAGATGCTC encodes the following:
- a CDS encoding S9 family peptidase, which codes for MTEQITAAPAPPRRPRERTFHGDTVVDPYEWMRDGTDPEVIAHLEAENAYADARTAHLADLRARLVAEFIGHTQETDLSVPVRRDDWWYITRTTAGNDYPAFTRVRDGGALPEVVPGELLEGEQVLLDAQAEAAGSEFYSLGALAPSPDHDLLAFAVDTTGDERFRIQIKDLASGQILDESVTGAGYGLAFSTDQQWLFYARVDDAWRQHQIWRHRLGTPTERDELVLEEPDERFMIGFDRSRDGSTLVIQAGSTSTTEAWMLDLAEPTSAPVPAGGRRDGVDYTLEHAGDRLLIVHNESAQGFALAQASIEDPSAWTDLVVAGEGERLLAVEAFASFVALELRSAGLASVRIIPRAADGSLLVERAADLDHGGELDTVELDANPGWDRTTVRYQLTSLLTPPTIAERDVESGGTAILRVTPVPGYDPELYVERRDWATAEDGTAIPLSVVARREVAADGTAPGYLYGYGSYEMSIDPAFGPTRLSLLDRGVVIAIAHVRGGGEMGRGWYEHGKLLEKKNSFTDFVAAAKHLTDSHLVDPDRLAAEGRSAGGLLMGAVANLAPERFRAIIAGVPFVDTLTTILNPSLPLTVGEWEEWGDPLHDPEVYEYMKEYTPYENVRAADYPAIFAATSLNDTRVFFVEPTKWIARLRGTVTSDQEQRPILFRCEMVAGHGGRSGRYHAWEQRADELAWLLDQIGARELV